The Corynebacterium sphenisci DSM 44792 genome includes the window CGAGGACGGCGAATCCGGGGGCACCGCCACCACCATCCCGGCCAGCCTCGGCGCGGCCTCGCTGACCGCCGGCCTGGTCGCCGGGCTCATCGGCGTGCTGCTCATCGTGGTCTACGCCCTGGTGCTCTACCGGGGCCTGGGCGCGATCTCCCTGGTCTCCCTCGCCGCCTCCGGGGCGATGGTCTACGGGGTGCTCATCCTGCTCGGCCGGTGGATCGGCTACAGCCTGGATCTCGCCGGCATCGCCGGGATCGTGATCTCGATCGGCACCACCGCGGACTCCTTCATCGTCTTCTTCGAGCGGATCAAGGACGAGATCCGCGACGGCCGGACCTTCCGCTCCGCGGTGCCGCACGCCTGGCGCCGCGCCAAGCGCACCATCTGGTCCGGCAACTTCGTCTCCATCATCGCCGCGGTGGTGCTCTACGTGCTCGCCGTCGGCGACGTCAAGGGCTTCGCCTTCACCCTGGGCCTGTCCACCGCCTTCGACATCATCACCGCCTTCCTGGTCACCGCGCCGCTGGTCATCCTGGCCTCCCGGAAACCCTGGCTGGCGAAGCCGTCGATGAACGGCTTCGGGTCGGTGATGGCCCTGGCGCGCACCCGGCGCGGGGCGGGGGAGACCCTGCCCGGCGACGTCGACGCCCCCCGAACCGCCTCCCGGAAGGAGAGCTGACATGGCCGAGCCCACCACCACCGGGACCGGGGCGGTCGCCCCGCAGGACTCGTTGCGCGGCCGGCAGGCCGGCGGCGTGCTCACCCGCCTCTACACCGGCGCCGGCGGGGTCGACATCGTCGGCCGCTCGCGGCGCTGGTTCACCATCGCCGCCGCGGTGATCGTGATCGCCCTCGCCGCGATCGCGATCCGCGGCTTCAGCCTGGGCATCGACTTCGAGGGCGGCACCCGGATGACCATGCCCGCCGGGCAGGTCGCCGAGGAGGCCGCCGAGGAGGTGTTCACCGACGCCACCGGGGTGGTCCCGGAGCAGGTGCAGATCATCGGCTCCGGGGAGGGCCGGGTGCTGGAGATCACCTCCACCCGGCTCAGCGAGGCCGAGATCGGCGACGCCCGGGAGGCCCTGTTCGAGGAGTTCTCCCCCGTCGACGCCACCGGCGCGCCCAGCCCGGACACCATCGGCGACTCCACCGTCTCCGAATCCTGGGGCAGCTCCATCACCGAGCGGATGCTCATCGCCGCGGTGGTCTTCCTGGTCCTGGTCTTCGGCTACATCACCCTGCGCTTCGAGCGGGATATGGCGATCGCGGCGATCGCGGGCCTGCTCGTCGACGGGGTGGTGATCCTGGGCTGCTACTCGCTCACCGGGCTGCAGGTCTCCCCGGCCACGGTGATCGGCCTGCTCACCGTGCTGTCCTTCTCCCTCTACGACACCGTGGTGGTCTTCGACAAGGTGGAGGAGAACACCGCCGGCTTCGCCGGGTCCACCCGCCGCTCCTACCCGGAGCTGGTGAACCTGGCGGTCAACCAGTCCATCATGCGCTCCATCAACACCACCGTGTCCACCTTGCTGCCGGTGGCCGCGCTGCTGCTCATCGCGGTGTGGGCGCTGGGCGTGTCCACCCTGGCGGACCTGGCGGTGATCCAGTTCATCGGCATCATCGAGGGCACCTTCTCCTCGATCTTCCTCGCCGCGCCGATCCTGGTGGCCCTGAAGTCCCGGCAGCGCAAGTACCGCGAGCACGCCACCCGGGTGGCGGCCGCCCGCGCCGGGGAGGACCCGGACGCCGCGGAATCCGCCGCGGCGGCCGAGGCCGCGCCCGCCGCCGGGGCGCCGCGCGCCGGCATCGACCCGGCCCCGGGCGCGGGCGAGTCCGGACCCCTGACCTGGCGGCCGGGCGGGCGCTGACGCCGGGGTAACGTGAAGGTGAGCACCGGCCCGGCCCCCCGCGGCCCCGGGGGGCACCCCCGGGCCCCGGGAACTCGACCCATGGAGGCACCCGTGACCCACGCCACCGCCCAGCAGGCCTTGTCGGATCTGATCCGGCTCGTGCCCGACTTCCCCGAGGAGGGAATCCTCTTCGAGGACCTCACCCCGGCCCTGGCCGACGCGGGGGCCTTCCGGCTCATCATCGAGGACCTCGCCGCGGCCTGCGCGGCGGTCGACGCGGAGCTCATCG containing:
- the secF gene encoding protein translocase subunit SecF, whose product is MAEPTTTGTGAVAPQDSLRGRQAGGVLTRLYTGAGGVDIVGRSRRWFTIAAAVIVIALAAIAIRGFSLGIDFEGGTRMTMPAGQVAEEAAEEVFTDATGVVPEQVQIIGSGEGRVLEITSTRLSEAEIGDAREALFEEFSPVDATGAPSPDTIGDSTVSESWGSSITERMLIAAVVFLVLVFGYITLRFERDMAIAAIAGLLVDGVVILGCYSLTGLQVSPATVIGLLTVLSFSLYDTVVVFDKVEENTAGFAGSTRRSYPELVNLAVNQSIMRSINTTVSTLLPVAALLLIAVWALGVSTLADLAVIQFIGIIEGTFSSIFLAAPILVALKSRQRKYREHATRVAAARAGEDPDAAESAAAAEAAPAAGAPRAGIDPAPGAGESGPLTWRPGGR